One segment of Candidatus Omnitrophota bacterium DNA contains the following:
- a CDS encoding F0F1 ATP synthase subunit delta has translation MPLVLLLILQALLFGGLVVVLRSILRRNVSSATEHLTNLSQDYQRKEEELVARIEEAERNYDESIKRASAEAAELKERAEDDARQTAEKLLQQTQDEAEVIMTKALATAESLKQELDNEAENRALERACDLVEAALPEELRLPAHRSWTAELLKNGFSRLDEMRLEEGVNKVLVRTAFALEDKELKALEAKLKEKMGPDVQIKQEVDSSAVAGFCLQIGSLVMDGTLSHRLRETASHAKRVTE, from the coding sequence ATGCCACTGGTCTTACTCCTCATCCTTCAGGCGCTGCTTTTCGGAGGCCTTGTCGTCGTACTGCGCAGCATTCTCCGGCGCAACGTGAGCAGCGCCACAGAACACCTCACCAACCTCAGCCAGGACTATCAGCGCAAAGAAGAAGAACTCGTTGCCCGGATTGAAGAGGCGGAAAGAAATTATGACGAGAGCATTAAGAGAGCCAGTGCAGAGGCCGCAGAGCTGAAGGAAAGGGCAGAGGACGATGCACGGCAGACTGCGGAAAAACTTCTGCAGCAAACCCAAGACGAGGCTGAGGTCATTATGACAAAGGCCTTGGCCACAGCCGAGTCCCTAAAACAGGAGCTGGACAATGAGGCTGAGAACCGCGCCCTGGAGCGCGCCTGCGATTTGGTGGAGGCTGCCCTGCCCGAGGAGCTCCGCTTGCCGGCCCACCGTTCCTGGACCGCAGAGCTGCTCAAGAACGGGTTTTCCCGGCTGGATGAGATGCGGTTGGAGGAAGGCGTGAATAAAGTGCTTGTCCGGACTGCCTTTGCTTTAGAAGACAAAGAACTCAAGGCGCTGGAAGCGAAGTTGAAGGAGAAGATGGGCCCGGATGTACAGATCAAACAAGAGGTGGATTCCAGCGCAGTGGCCGGATTTTGCCTTCAAATCGGGAGTCTTGTCATGGACGGAACCTTGTCCCATCGCCTCAGAGAGACAGCGAGCCATGCAAAACGTGTCACAGAATAG
- a CDS encoding F0F1 ATP synthase subunit alpha encodes MQNVSQNRFQVIEPSFDVREVGHVKSVRDCIVRAVGLPSCLNGQLVEFCNGTQGMVMGFTEEDVQILAFGVKGELRAGDEVYNKGGSFRVPVGDNFLGRVVNALGEPADGKGPVESKGDLPVFGDAPEIMERVPVHETMEMGTRMVDAAMAVARGQRQLLIGDKMTGKSTIALDAVLNQKGRETICIYCVIGKPYSTLVKVLQLLHENEAMEYSIVVSGIASTSAGEQYLAPYTGAALGEYFMRRGKHVLMVLDDLTKHAWVYRQLSLLMERAPGREAYPGDIFYIHSQLVERAACLAPEFGGGSMTFLPICDILQGDVTGFIPTNLISMTDGQIYMSTPLFNKGQKPAIDLGLSVSRIGSKGQWKSMKEVSGRIRLEHLLYQDLLKSTQLRSSLSADAAARIKRGSALSEIFVQGKASPVPIEEQVVLLHAWNQGVMDELSDEEKKRFKDDFPLRMREWYPQMLQEMRDSQKLTDQMKEKIVEGAKRYVPGWSPKEK; translated from the coding sequence ATGCAAAACGTGTCACAGAATAGATTCCAAGTCATAGAACCGTCCTTTGATGTGCGGGAGGTGGGGCATGTCAAATCCGTGCGCGACTGCATTGTGCGCGCGGTGGGTTTGCCGTCCTGTCTCAACGGACAATTGGTGGAGTTCTGTAACGGCACCCAAGGGATGGTCATGGGCTTTACCGAAGAGGATGTCCAGATCCTGGCCTTCGGCGTCAAGGGAGAGTTGAGGGCCGGTGACGAGGTCTACAACAAGGGAGGCTCCTTCCGGGTGCCGGTTGGAGACAATTTCCTGGGCCGTGTGGTCAATGCGCTCGGGGAACCGGCTGACGGCAAGGGGCCGGTCGAATCCAAAGGGGACCTCCCGGTTTTCGGAGATGCTCCGGAAATCATGGAACGCGTGCCCGTGCACGAAACCATGGAAATGGGAACGCGCATGGTGGACGCGGCCATGGCCGTGGCACGCGGGCAGAGGCAGCTCCTGATCGGCGACAAAATGACAGGCAAGAGCACCATCGCCTTGGACGCGGTCCTGAACCAGAAGGGCCGCGAAACCATTTGTATTTATTGCGTCATCGGCAAGCCTTACTCCACACTGGTCAAAGTCCTTCAGCTCCTGCACGAAAATGAGGCCATGGAATACAGCATTGTGGTCAGCGGGATTGCTTCCACTTCCGCCGGAGAGCAGTACTTGGCTCCCTATACAGGAGCAGCCTTGGGTGAGTACTTCATGCGCCGGGGCAAGCATGTCTTGATGGTGCTGGATGATCTGACCAAACACGCCTGGGTCTACCGCCAACTTTCCCTCCTCATGGAACGCGCCCCGGGCCGTGAGGCCTATCCCGGAGACATCTTTTATATCCATTCACAGCTCGTCGAAAGAGCTGCCTGCTTGGCGCCGGAATTCGGCGGCGGCAGCATGACCTTCCTGCCTATTTGCGACATTTTGCAGGGAGATGTCACGGGGTTTATCCCCACCAATCTCATTTCCATGACAGACGGGCAAATTTACATGAGCACCCCGCTCTTCAACAAGGGCCAGAAGCCGGCCATCGATCTGGGCCTTTCAGTCTCCCGTATCGGTTCCAAGGGGCAATGGAAGTCCATGAAAGAGGTTTCCGGCCGGATCCGTTTGGAACACCTCCTGTATCAGGACCTCCTGAAGAGCACTCAGTTGCGGTCGAGCCTGTCCGCGGATGCAGCGGCGCGCATCAAGCGCGGTTCCGCCCTCTCTGAGATTTTTGTCCAGGGTAAGGCTTCCCCCGTGCCCATTGAGGAGCAAGTGGTTTTGCTTCATGCCTGGAATCAGGGGGTGATGGATGAGCTTTCCGACGAAGAAAAAAAGCGCTTTAAAGACGATTTTCCGCTGCGTATGCGCGAATGGTACCCGCAAATGTTGCAGGAGATGCGGGATTCACAAAAGCTCACCGACCAGATGAAGGAGAAGATCGTCGAAGGCGCCAAGCGTTATGTACCCGGTTGGAGTCCAAAGGAGAAATAA
- a CDS encoding F0F1 ATP synthase subunit gamma: MPSVTQVKKEMDFNSDLKSILGVMKGIATAQFLALEEQYRQYDAFSTAIESFFDLMDPKLIKHPFVVEGAPAGVIAITSDQGLLGGMNLQVILTALDQMGDGNGTLIVVGERGQRYAAERGFSVIGFPGVDDDKRLGQALQVRDYAMDLALRKQIGSLKVVYSRAISFTQQRISILPVLPCTAWASGGKETAHREFGHCLIESSLGSMVEYLVYLWLGQRLYEAMGLSRLAELGARAAHLEGSEQELERRAGKLRLEYFRKKHEIIDQNMRELFGARVVFGEKS, from the coding sequence ATGCCGTCCGTAACCCAGGTCAAGAAAGAAATGGATTTCAATTCAGACCTCAAGTCCATTCTGGGCGTGATGAAGGGCATTGCCACGGCCCAGTTCCTGGCCTTGGAAGAGCAGTACCGGCAGTACGACGCTTTTTCAACCGCCATAGAGAGTTTCTTTGACCTGATGGATCCCAAATTGATTAAACATCCGTTTGTGGTGGAAGGCGCCCCGGCCGGTGTCATTGCCATCACATCCGACCAGGGATTGCTCGGGGGCATGAATCTTCAGGTGATCCTAACTGCGCTCGACCAAATGGGGGACGGAAACGGGACCTTGATTGTGGTCGGCGAACGCGGACAGCGTTACGCGGCTGAACGCGGATTCTCTGTGATTGGATTCCCGGGTGTGGACGATGACAAACGTCTGGGGCAAGCGCTGCAGGTGCGCGATTACGCCATGGATCTCGCATTGCGCAAGCAAATCGGCTCTTTGAAAGTGGTTTATTCCAGGGCGATTTCCTTTACCCAGCAGCGTATCAGTATTTTGCCTGTGTTGCCCTGCACGGCATGGGCAAGCGGAGGCAAAGAAACGGCCCACCGGGAGTTCGGTCATTGCCTGATCGAATCCAGCCTGGGGTCAATGGTGGAATATTTAGTCTACCTGTGGTTGGGACAACGGCTCTATGAAGCCATGGGTTTGTCCCGCTTGGCTGAGCTCGGTGCCCGGGCCGCGCACTTGGAGGGCAGTGAGCAGGAGCTGGAGCGCAGGGCAGGCAAACTGCGTCTGGAGTATTTCCGTAAGAAGCACGAAATTATTGATCAGAATATGAGAGAACTTTTCGGCGCACGCGTGGTATTTGGAGAAAAATCATGA
- a CDS encoding F0F1 ATP synthase subunit beta, whose translation MSSPNSSRAQRAGSIGKVVAVQGPVVDVKFRSGEELPSVYDVIEFNTPEGRLVILEVAEHLPGHRARCICMNSTLDVQRNSEARAMGKTIDVPIGECMYGRVINVVGQPYDRQGPIDAQQTRPIRRALPGTNVTQKQVDEARTEVLETGIKIIDILFPLVKGSKNGILGGAALGKSVLTLELIHHVVKRHRGACVFAGVGERIREGNELYLDMKEHELLSKVQMVYGQMNEPPGARFGVAMTGVTLAESIQRENKDVLLFVDNIFRFIQAGAEISTLLGRVPSETGYQPTMIAEASEFHERIRTSKDGGGSITSLEAVYVPADDLTDPAVVALYSFLESLMVLSRERIQLGLYPAIDPLQSSSSNLDPDIVGSHHYEIAQEIIRIFQKYEELQRIVSVIGIDELSQSDRTLYQRARMLQNYLTQPFFVAEAYTGRPGAYVTIQEGVEGSERIINGDYDNREENDFYMIGARPE comes from the coding sequence ATGAGCTCCCCAAACAGCAGCAGAGCACAGCGAGCAGGTTCCATCGGCAAGGTGGTCGCGGTCCAGGGCCCGGTTGTGGACGTGAAATTCCGGTCGGGTGAGGAACTGCCCAGTGTTTACGATGTGATTGAATTCAACACCCCGGAGGGCCGGCTGGTCATTCTCGAGGTTGCGGAGCATTTGCCCGGCCACAGGGCGCGCTGTATCTGCATGAACTCCACTCTCGATGTGCAGAGAAATTCCGAGGCCCGTGCTATGGGAAAGACCATAGACGTTCCCATAGGGGAATGTATGTACGGCCGGGTTATTAACGTGGTCGGGCAACCCTATGACCGGCAGGGGCCCATTGATGCGCAGCAAACACGGCCAATACGGCGCGCCCTCCCGGGAACGAACGTCACCCAAAAGCAAGTGGACGAAGCCCGCACTGAGGTCCTGGAAACCGGAATCAAGATCATTGATATCCTTTTCCCGCTCGTCAAGGGTTCCAAAAACGGAATCCTCGGAGGCGCCGCCCTGGGCAAAAGTGTTTTGACACTCGAACTCATCCACCACGTAGTCAAGCGCCATCGCGGCGCCTGCGTATTTGCCGGGGTGGGGGAGCGAATTCGCGAGGGAAATGAGCTTTACCTGGACATGAAGGAGCACGAACTGCTCTCCAAGGTTCAGATGGTTTACGGCCAGATGAACGAACCCCCGGGCGCCCGCTTCGGCGTGGCAATGACCGGGGTCACCCTCGCGGAGTCCATCCAGCGCGAAAACAAGGATGTGCTTCTCTTTGTGGACAATATTTTCCGATTTATCCAGGCAGGGGCGGAAATCTCGACGCTATTGGGCCGCGTTCCTTCCGAAACCGGCTACCAGCCCACCATGATCGCCGAGGCCAGTGAATTTCACGAGCGGATTCGTACCAGCAAGGACGGCGGCGGCTCCATTACATCCTTGGAAGCCGTTTACGTTCCCGCCGACGACCTGACCGACCCCGCGGTTGTCGCGCTCTACAGCTTTTTGGAGTCCTTAATGGTTCTCTCGCGCGAACGCATTCAGTTAGGTCTTTACCCGGCAATCGATCCGCTGCAGTCCTCCTCCTCCAATCTGGACCCGGACATTGTGGGGTCGCACCACTACGAAATCGCGCAGGAAATTATCCGCATCTTTCAGAAATACGAGGAACTTCAGCGCATTGTGTCGGTCATCGGGATTGACGAACTCTCGCAGTCGGACCGCACGCTCTATCAGCGCGCGCGAATGTTACAGAACTATTTAACGCAGCCGTTTTTCGTTGCAGAGGCCTACACAGGCCGTCCTGGAGCTTATGTGACAATCCAAGAGGGAGTCGAGGGCTCCGAACGCATCATTAACGGGGATTACGACAACCGGGAAGAAAACGACTTCTACATGATAGGAGCGCGTCCCGAATAG
- a CDS encoding PAS domain-containing protein — translation MSQRKILKLLWIALMVGVVFAPPVIAAKQNDPDGARSRVTAILITVILAQATGILLYSFSRRSSNARLNMGRGGRDPLNLGDLEGDHVAGAVLKELGNMAGPDKMRRKTAQGISKLVKDKIEEEVTSAKIELSQKYERILEDKDRQEKVVRKQYETVAVEKKQTEAVLRSVAEGLVVVNANGEVMMMNPAAEKMLEADKKGKLGKGLQEGIGDEGLISLVKQSKDGTGKDIEVSGEDNTRKVLRSSTAVIEDEDGNTVGMVSVLSDVTKQRELDRMKNEFMNKITHELRTPIVAIQHSLNVVLNKVAGPLNDTQENFLGIARRNLERLNILINDILDLGKLEAKKMKLEPKPTKIDTVIDGVIETLNAWAEAKDIKLKRDVDSQIPRILLDPDRTTQVFFNLMGNAIKFTPKDGSITVSAKFHDASKKLVQLSVTDTGMGIPKADLKRVFDKFHQVAGRAPTDMSGTGLGLTISKEIVELHGGKIWVESEEGKGTTFAFTLPVEGPAGPEQKGESDGE, via the coding sequence ATGTCGCAACGCAAGATTCTCAAACTATTGTGGATTGCTTTGATGGTCGGGGTTGTCTTTGCCCCGCCCGTTATTGCCGCAAAGCAAAATGATCCGGACGGAGCCCGCAGCCGGGTAACCGCTATTCTCATCACCGTGATCCTGGCACAAGCCACCGGCATTTTGCTCTACAGCTTTTCGCGGCGCAGCAGCAATGCCCGGTTGAATATGGGGCGGGGCGGAAGGGATCCTCTGAATTTGGGTGATTTGGAGGGGGATCACGTGGCCGGTGCTGTGCTCAAGGAATTGGGCAATATGGCCGGACCGGATAAGATGCGGCGCAAGACCGCCCAGGGCATTTCAAAGCTCGTCAAAGACAAGATCGAAGAGGAGGTCACTTCCGCCAAAATTGAGCTCTCCCAAAAATATGAGCGCATCCTCGAAGATAAAGACCGCCAGGAAAAAGTGGTCCGCAAGCAGTACGAAACTGTCGCCGTCGAAAAGAAGCAGACCGAGGCAGTGCTCCGCAGTGTGGCTGAGGGATTGGTTGTCGTCAACGCAAACGGCGAAGTGATGATGATGAATCCTGCTGCGGAGAAAATGCTGGAGGCCGATAAAAAGGGGAAACTCGGCAAAGGACTTCAGGAAGGGATCGGCGACGAAGGACTGATTTCTCTTGTCAAGCAATCAAAGGACGGCACCGGCAAAGATATTGAGGTCAGCGGCGAGGACAACACCCGCAAAGTACTGCGATCCAGTACTGCCGTGATTGAAGATGAAGACGGGAACACGGTGGGCATGGTTTCTGTGCTCAGTGACGTGACCAAGCAGCGCGAACTGGACCGCATGAAGAACGAGTTCATGAACAAGATCACGCATGAGCTGAGGACTCCCATTGTCGCGATCCAACACTCCCTGAATGTCGTTCTCAATAAGGTGGCAGGACCCCTGAACGATACTCAGGAAAATTTCCTGGGTATTGCCAGGCGCAACCTGGAACGCCTTAATATTTTAATCAACGATATCCTGGACTTGGGCAAGCTCGAGGCAAAGAAGATGAAGCTGGAGCCTAAGCCCACGAAGATCGACACCGTGATCGACGGAGTGATTGAAACACTGAACGCCTGGGCGGAAGCCAAGGACATTAAACTGAAGAGAGACGTTGATTCCCAGATTCCCAGGATCCTCCTGGACCCGGACCGCACAACACAGGTGTTTTTCAACCTGATGGGCAATGCCATCAAGTTTACACCAAAGGACGGGAGTATCACCGTAAGCGCAAAGTTTCACGACGCATCCAAAAAGCTCGTGCAGTTGAGCGTTACAGATACGGGCATGGGAATCCCCAAAGCTGATCTCAAACGGGTTTTTGACAAATTCCACCAGGTCGCGGGGCGCGCGCCTACGGACATGAGCGGCACGGGTCTGGGGCTGACCATTTCAAAGGAGATTGTGGAATTACACGGAGGGAAAATTTGGGTGGAGAGTGAGGAAGGCAAGGGGACCACCTTTGCGTTTACACTCCCGGTCGAGGGACCGGCGGGTCCGGAGCAGAAAGGCGAAAGCGATGGGGAATAA
- a CDS encoding response regulator has translation MGNNTHILWIDDEGDFLAPMVFLLESKGFKVSTAPTGAAGLESLAELKPDIVFCDISLPDMSGVDVLSKIRSGVPGQPVVMVSAAYQDGMLYEQAKELGISGFFCKTGSFEELEKILLTIPG, from the coding sequence ATGGGGAATAACACACATATTTTGTGGATTGATGATGAGGGTGATTTTCTGGCACCCATGGTCTTCTTGCTCGAAAGCAAAGGCTTCAAGGTAAGCACAGCTCCGACAGGCGCCGCCGGCCTGGAAAGTCTTGCGGAACTGAAACCCGATATTGTTTTCTGCGATATCAGTCTCCCGGATATGAGCGGAGTGGATGTACTGAGCAAGATTCGCTCAGGTGTTCCCGGTCAGCCGGTCGTTATGGTTTCGGCCGCCTACCAGGACGGCATGCTCTATGAACAGGCCAAAGAGCTGGGGATTTCAGGCTTTTTCTGTAAGACTGGAAGCTTTGAAGAACTTGAGAAGATTCTCCTGACGATTCCCGGATAA
- a CDS encoding type II/IV secretion system protein has product MNVSTHMAAQKLGQLLVEKGLITEGQLQEALKEQKKDKAFLGAIVAAKGWASEEDVAKVLAEQQDMPFARLGELQMDPALVSHVPLKIAMHFQVVPVHLEGNVLTLAVANPQSARLADELSLALEQKYVVKLLLTTDRDIGMALKKFYGLGADTVGQILADKEPEKGPKRKTPEQEGVQDIQQLAADASVMKLVNQLLLEGYQRRASDIHLEPARGKVRVRYRVDGLLHDIEVPEAIRELFPAIVSRVKVISNLNLVERRLPQDGRAQVKVGGEKLDLRISVLPTPVGESVVIRILPNKMLLDVKGLGFARADQRALESMLCKPHGLIFVTGPTGSGKTTTLYAALGTIRRDQRKIITLEDPVEYEIDGITQVQVNPRIGFSFAEGLRSLLRHDPDVMMVGEVRDLETAELAIQVALTGHLVLSTLHTNNASTGVTRLVDMGIEPFLIVSSVECFIAQRLVRVLCENCKQETPSEWKDTPKIYRAVGCETCQGTGFSGRTSIYEMLPLTSGIRELILKGASADAIQEKAIELGMKTLREDGWEKVKAGLTTPDEVLRVTEMEQ; this is encoded by the coding sequence ATGAACGTGAGCACGCATATGGCTGCACAAAAACTCGGACAATTGCTGGTTGAAAAGGGGCTGATCACCGAAGGCCAGCTGCAAGAGGCCCTAAAAGAGCAGAAGAAGGACAAGGCTTTTTTGGGCGCCATTGTGGCAGCCAAAGGCTGGGCCTCTGAAGAAGACGTGGCCAAGGTTTTGGCAGAACAGCAGGATATGCCCTTTGCGCGTTTGGGTGAACTGCAGATGGACCCGGCCCTGGTTTCCCACGTTCCCCTCAAGATAGCCATGCACTTTCAGGTTGTCCCTGTCCATTTGGAGGGAAACGTTCTCACCCTTGCGGTAGCAAACCCCCAGAGTGCGCGTCTTGCCGATGAACTGAGCCTGGCCCTGGAACAGAAGTATGTCGTCAAACTGCTCCTCACCACGGACCGGGATATCGGCATGGCCCTCAAGAAGTTCTATGGCCTGGGCGCAGATACAGTGGGACAAATCCTGGCCGACAAAGAACCGGAGAAGGGACCCAAGAGAAAAACACCGGAGCAAGAAGGCGTTCAGGATATCCAGCAGTTGGCCGCCGATGCCTCGGTCATGAAACTGGTAAACCAGCTCTTGCTAGAAGGCTACCAACGCCGCGCCAGTGATATTCATTTGGAACCGGCCAGAGGCAAAGTGCGTGTCCGGTATCGAGTGGACGGGCTGCTGCACGATATCGAGGTTCCCGAGGCCATACGCGAACTTTTTCCTGCCATCGTTTCCAGAGTCAAAGTGATTTCCAATTTGAATCTGGTTGAACGGCGCCTGCCCCAAGACGGCCGCGCTCAGGTCAAAGTGGGCGGTGAAAAGCTCGACCTGCGCATTTCCGTTCTCCCGACGCCCGTGGGCGAGAGCGTGGTCATCCGTATTCTCCCCAACAAAATGCTGCTTGATGTGAAGGGACTGGGATTTGCGCGCGCGGACCAGCGGGCTCTGGAAAGCATGCTTTGCAAACCCCACGGGCTCATCTTTGTCACCGGCCCGACAGGCAGCGGTAAGACCACGACCCTGTATGCAGCCCTGGGGACTATCCGCCGGGACCAGCGAAAGATCATTACATTGGAAGACCCCGTGGAATACGAAATCGACGGAATCACGCAGGTGCAAGTCAACCCCCGAATCGGGTTCAGTTTTGCCGAGGGGCTGAGAAGCCTTCTGCGTCACGATCCGGACGTCATGATGGTCGGTGAGGTTCGAGACCTGGAGACTGCGGAGTTGGCGATCCAAGTTGCTCTTACCGGCCACCTGGTTTTGTCCACCCTGCACACCAACAATGCCTCCACCGGGGTTACCCGTCTTGTGGATATGGGGATTGAGCCCTTCCTGATCGTATCTTCTGTGGAGTGCTTTATCGCCCAGCGCCTGGTTCGCGTGCTCTGCGAAAACTGTAAACAGGAAACGCCTTCGGAATGGAAGGACACCCCCAAAATCTACCGGGCCGTGGGTTGCGAGACGTGTCAGGGAACAGGTTTTTCAGGACGGACATCCATCTATGAAATGCTGCCCTTGACAAGCGGGATTCGCGAACTGATCCTCAAGGGGGCCTCGGCCGATGCGATCCAGGAGAAAGCCATCGAACTCGGGATGAAAACCTTGAGAGAGGACGGCTGGGAAAAAGTAAAGGCAGGATTAACCACACCCGACGAAGTGCTGAGGGTGACCGAGATGGAGCAATAG
- a CDS encoding type II secretion system F family protein codes for MPLYHYVAKKGPGEIIEGDLERDSRSAALQQITDMGYIPVKVEEIQRHESEEKGVDVAHLKRIPRRQINIFTRQFASLTRAQIPLLRSLGILSDQTSNPSLKAVIAAVAKEVSQGATLSGAMGNWPQVFSPFYVGITHAGEVAGTLHVVLERLSAKAEAEDRMLAKLRSALAYPIFVGIVGVLTIVALMTFVMPRLLKLFGSMGGDLPLPTVMVVTVSRWMTGWQFWVILLLGFSVLSFVWKLLGSRKKRFADRIVMQLPIVKGLVQKLDLARFSRSFGLLLENGVPILQAAEVSIPVIQNSFIREDLESLPAGLREGEKLATCLMRVPAVSDPFFINTVAVGEEGGRVGEALLEIANFCDEESDRQLQLVSALMEPVMILGVGAVVGFIVMAVLLPVFQFSTMLR; via the coding sequence ATGCCTCTGTATCATTATGTTGCAAAAAAAGGACCCGGCGAAATTATCGAAGGCGATCTCGAGAGAGACAGCCGGAGCGCGGCACTGCAGCAAATCACGGACATGGGCTACATACCCGTCAAAGTTGAGGAGATCCAAAGGCACGAGAGCGAGGAGAAAGGGGTGGATGTTGCCCATCTCAAGCGCATCCCCAGGCGGCAAATCAATATCTTTACCCGCCAGTTTGCCAGCCTGACACGCGCTCAGATTCCGCTGCTGCGCTCCCTGGGTATACTCAGTGATCAAACTTCCAACCCCTCGCTCAAGGCTGTTATCGCGGCGGTCGCCAAAGAGGTTTCCCAGGGCGCAACGCTTTCAGGCGCCATGGGAAATTGGCCCCAGGTTTTCTCCCCCTTCTATGTGGGAATCACTCACGCCGGGGAAGTTGCCGGCACATTGCACGTTGTCCTGGAACGTCTGTCGGCCAAGGCCGAGGCCGAGGACAGAATGCTGGCCAAGCTAAGAAGTGCTTTGGCCTACCCGATCTTCGTCGGGATTGTCGGCGTGCTCACGATTGTGGCCCTGATGACCTTTGTCATGCCGCGCTTGTTGAAGCTGTTCGGCAGTATGGGAGGGGACTTGCCCCTGCCCACAGTGATGGTGGTCACTGTAAGCCGTTGGATGACCGGCTGGCAGTTCTGGGTGATCCTGTTGCTGGGCTTTTCCGTGCTGAGCTTTGTCTGGAAACTCCTGGGGAGCCGGAAAAAACGGTTCGCGGACCGCATTGTGATGCAACTCCCTATTGTTAAAGGTCTTGTGCAAAAACTGGATTTGGCTCGATTCTCGAGATCCTTTGGATTGCTGCTTGAAAACGGGGTCCCCATTCTCCAGGCCGCGGAAGTCTCCATCCCTGTGATTCAAAATTCGTTCATCCGGGAGGATCTTGAGAGTCTTCCTGCCGGCCTGCGCGAAGGAGAAAAACTGGCCACCTGTTTAATGAGAGTTCCCGCTGTTTCGGATCCCTTCTTTATCAACACGGTGGCAGTCGGTGAAGAAGGAGGCCGTGTGGGGGAGGCCTTGCTGGAAATCGCCAATTTCTGTGATGAGGAGTCGGACCGCCAACTTCAGTTAGTGTCCGCATTGATGGAGCCGGTCATGATATTGGGAGTCGGGGCAGTCGTCGGTTTTATCGTTATGGCAGTGCTGCTTCCCGTGTTTCAGTTCAGTACCATGCTGCGTTAG
- the gspG gene encoding type II secretion system major pseudopilin GspG, translating into MKETRHRRLRTLEASSMGFTLVELMLVIVIIGALAAMVVPRLAGRSEDARIAAAEADISGNISLALKLYEVDNGRYPTTEQGLAALIEKPSSPPIPKNWRGPYLEQEAIDSWGEEYVYRLSREHPPYDYVLLSLGPDAKLDTEDDIANWAIKKKSGGR; encoded by the coding sequence ATGAAGGAAACAAGACACCGTAGATTGCGAACTTTGGAAGCGTCTTCAATGGGATTCACCCTGGTTGAGCTCATGCTGGTCATCGTGATTATCGGAGCCCTTGCCGCTATGGTCGTGCCCAGGCTGGCAGGCCGCTCTGAGGATGCCCGGATTGCGGCGGCGGAGGCGGACATCAGTGGGAATATTTCGCTGGCATTAAAGCTGTATGAAGTCGATAACGGACGCTATCCCACCACGGAACAAGGACTCGCTGCGCTGATCGAAAAACCGTCTTCGCCGCCCATACCCAAGAATTGGCGGGGTCCCTATCTGGAACAAGAGGCCATCGATTCCTGGGGAGAGGAATATGTGTACCGGCTAAGCCGGGAGCACCCCCCCTATGATTATGTGCTCCTCTCGCTAGGACCGGATGCAAAGCTGGATACAGAGGATGATATCGCGAATTGGGCAATCAAGAAAAAGTCCGGAGGCCGCTGA
- a CDS encoding prepilin-type N-terminal cleavage/methylation domain-containing protein, which translates to MAAKKGLTLIEVLVSVVILATGAVAVTQALMRVSHAMSVAEFRTLSTQFAASKMAEVEMLVAQGEEVRPGQGRTGFGLRSFEWTLDVSETHLLDSNRLGLITLDLVWKRGSASYRQKYQTLLPVFQKENG; encoded by the coding sequence ATGGCAGCTAAAAAGGGACTGACGCTGATCGAGGTCTTGGTCAGCGTCGTCATACTGGCCACCGGCGCCGTAGCCGTGACCCAGGCCTTGATGCGCGTTTCGCATGCCATGAGTGTGGCGGAATTCCGGACTCTTTCCACACAATTTGCGGCATCCAAAATGGCTGAAGTGGAGATGCTCGTGGCTCAAGGAGAGGAAGTCCGTCCCGGACAAGGCCGAACAGGGTTTGGTCTGAGATCTTTTGAATGGACTCTGGACGTGAGCGAAACGCATCTTCTGGATTCAAACAGATTGGGGCTAATCACCCTGGATTTGGTGTGGAAACGGGGAAGCGCGAGTTACCGCCAGAAATATCAAACTCTGTTGCCGGTATTTCAAAAGGAAAATGGATGA